A genomic stretch from Bacillus sp. E(2018) includes:
- a CDS encoding TerC family protein, whose amino-acid sequence METEFLISLLQIIAIDILLGGDNAIVIALASRNLPEAQRNKAIFLGTGLAIVVRVVLTIVAVYLLNIPFLYLAGGILLLIIAYKLILEEDDELDVKAGKNLSDAVKTIVFADIAMGLDNVLAVAGAAHGNIVLVVIGLLVSVPIIIWGSKIILHFMERFPVLIYIGAGVLAFTSAGMIVEERMIHSVFEGNDVLKYGLYVFLVVGVILAGILTNSFKKKRAN is encoded by the coding sequence TTGGAAACAGAATTTCTGATATCATTGTTGCAGATCATTGCAATTGATATCCTTCTTGGCGGAGACAACGCTATTGTAATTGCCCTTGCCAGTAGAAACTTACCAGAAGCTCAAAGAAATAAAGCCATTTTCTTAGGAACTGGACTAGCTATTGTTGTTCGTGTAGTACTAACCATTGTAGCTGTTTATTTATTAAATATTCCTTTCTTATATCTAGCAGGAGGAATTTTACTTCTAATTATTGCTTATAAGCTGATTTTAGAAGAAGATGACGAGCTTGACGTTAAAGCGGGCAAGAACCTATCTGATGCTGTAAAAACCATCGTTTTTGCAGATATTGCGATGGGACTTGATAATGTACTGGCGGTTGCCGGTGCTGCACATGGGAATATCGTGTTAGTTGTGATTGGACTTTTAGTATCTGTTCCTATCATTATATGGGGAAGTAAGATAATATTGCACTTTATGGAAAGATTCCCTGTTTTAATTTATATTGGTGCTGGAGTACTTGCTTTCACATCAGCAGGAATGATTGTTGAAGAACGAATGATCCATTCTGTATTTGAAGGTAACGATGTTCTGAAATACGGTTTATATGTATTTTTAGTAGTAGGCGTGATTCTTGCGGGTATTTTAACGAACTCTTTCAAAAAGAAACGAGCTAATTAG
- a CDS encoding UbiD family decarboxylase — MHRNLRTFINQLRSEKEIVEIHTEVDPYLEIPEIHRRVISEEGPALLFTNVKGKNIPVVTNLFGTIKRVDMAFGPKPEQLVKELVGSIDELMPPSPSVLWKKKGMIKDVLSLGTKTVNKNKAPLLETFTTNVNMQDLPALTGWHLDSNPFVTLPLVYTEHPDKHEHNLGMYRIEIKEKNKTGIHWQIHKGGGFHHYAAEQKNEALPVTLFLGGPPSLMISAIAPLPEAVPELMFSSMLMGEKLSLAQVDGHPHPLIAEAEFAFGGVVPPHVREPEGPFGDHYGYYSWAHDFPVFNVDKMWKRKDAIYPATVVGKPKQEDYFIGEYLQRLMSPLFPVVMNGVRDLWTYAETGFHALAGAVVRESYYKEGLAHAFRIMGEGQLTLTKFLMVTNKPVNLQNFSELAEGVLERFLPERDLLIIHDTSMDTLDYTGRKFNTGSKAIMTGLGEPVRELKRTYDGGTISGIHDVGVFCGGCLTVSGPSFEEAPDFAEKLLENGHDSFKDWPLVFLVDDASIAATQAEFLWTTFTRFDPAYDVYAKSTIDRNRIKYEGTIIIDARMKPFYPDVVETREDIDQLVTDRWDEYFKK, encoded by the coding sequence ATGCATAGAAACCTTAGAACGTTCATCAACCAGTTAAGATCTGAAAAAGAAATTGTAGAGATTCATACAGAAGTCGATCCTTATTTAGAAATTCCTGAAATCCATAGACGTGTGATCTCTGAAGAAGGACCAGCACTTCTGTTTACAAATGTAAAAGGCAAGAATATTCCTGTTGTAACAAATCTATTTGGAACGATTAAACGAGTAGATATGGCTTTCGGTCCAAAACCAGAACAACTAGTAAAAGAACTAGTTGGATCAATCGATGAATTAATGCCTCCATCTCCTTCAGTATTATGGAAGAAAAAAGGCATGATCAAGGATGTATTATCACTTGGTACAAAAACAGTGAATAAAAACAAAGCACCACTGTTAGAAACATTTACGACGAATGTAAACATGCAGGATCTGCCGGCATTAACGGGCTGGCATTTAGATAGTAATCCATTCGTAACACTGCCACTCGTATATACTGAACATCCTGATAAGCATGAGCACAATCTTGGTATGTACAGAATTGAGATCAAAGAAAAAAACAAGACAGGCATTCACTGGCAGATTCACAAAGGTGGTGGTTTCCATCATTATGCAGCTGAACAAAAAAATGAAGCATTGCCTGTGACGCTGTTTCTTGGAGGACCGCCTTCTCTAATGATTTCAGCGATCGCTCCTCTTCCTGAAGCAGTTCCTGAGCTTATGTTTTCATCTATGTTAATGGGAGAAAAACTAAGTCTTGCACAAGTAGATGGCCACCCTCATCCATTAATCGCAGAAGCAGAGTTTGCGTTTGGAGGAGTCGTTCCTCCGCATGTCCGAGAACCTGAAGGACCTTTTGGCGATCATTATGGTTATTATTCATGGGCACATGACTTCCCAGTATTCAACGTTGATAAGATGTGGAAGCGAAAAGACGCCATCTATCCTGCAACAGTGGTCGGAAAACCAAAGCAAGAAGATTATTTTATCGGTGAATACCTACAAAGATTGATGAGTCCACTATTCCCTGTTGTTATGAACGGTGTACGAGATCTTTGGACGTATGCAGAAACAGGCTTTCATGCACTCGCAGGAGCTGTTGTTCGTGAATCATACTATAAAGAAGGGTTAGCGCACGCTTTCCGTATTATGGGTGAAGGGCAGCTGACGCTTACTAAGTTTTTAATGGTAACGAATAAACCAGTAAACCTTCAAAATTTCTCTGAACTTGCTGAAGGTGTACTTGAAAGATTTCTGCCTGAACGTGACCTTTTGATTATCCATGATACTTCTATGGATACTCTTGATTATACTGGCCGTAAATTCAATACAGGTTCAAAAGCAATTATGACTGGGTTAGGAGAACCTGTCCGCGAATTAAAACGTACTTATGATGGTGGTACCATTTCAGGTATCCATGATGTTGGCGTATTTTGCGGTGGCTGTTTAACCGTAAGCGGACCATCATTTGAAGAAGCACCTGACTTTGCAGAAAAACTGCTTGAGAATGGTCACGATTCTTTCAAAGACTGGCCGTTAGTTTTTCTTGTTGATGATGCATCCATTGCAGCAACACAGGCTGAATTTTTGTGGACAACCTTTACACGATTTGATCCAGCATATGATGTATACGCAAAGAGTACGATAGACAGAAATCGTATAAAATATGAAGGAACAATTATTATTGATGCTAGAATGAAGCCTTTCTATCCCGATGTAGTTGAAACTCGTGAAGATATAGATCAATTAGTGACTGACCGTTGGGATGAGTACTTTAAAAAATAA
- a CDS encoding oligopeptide/dipeptide ABC transporter ATP-binding protein: protein MAVVEREKLLEVRNLKKYFPAGKKGVLKAVDDVSFDIYKGETLGLVGESGCGKSTTGRTIIRLYDATEGEVLYEGDDVHDKKSRSELKKFNRKMQMIFQDPYASLNPRMTVKDIIAEGIDIHGLAKTKKDRENRVYELLETVGLNKEHANRYPHEFSGGQRQRIGIARALAVDPDFIIADEPISALDVSIQAQVVNLMMELQKERGLTYLFIAHDLSMVKHISDRVGVMYLGNIVELTTSDELYEEPLHPYTQALLSAIPVPDPELERSRERIILEGDVPSPINPPSGCRFRTRCPHAMDVCAAVKPKWQEAREGHWVACHLYDEEAVKQQN, encoded by the coding sequence ATGGCAGTAGTAGAAAGAGAAAAATTATTAGAAGTAAGAAATCTTAAAAAGTATTTCCCAGCTGGAAAAAAGGGCGTACTAAAAGCTGTAGATGATGTTTCCTTTGATATCTATAAAGGAGAAACACTTGGACTTGTAGGTGAGTCGGGTTGCGGTAAATCTACAACTGGACGTACGATTATCCGTCTATATGATGCTACTGAAGGTGAGGTTCTTTACGAAGGCGATGATGTTCATGATAAAAAATCTCGTTCTGAGTTAAAGAAATTCAACCGCAAAATGCAAATGATCTTCCAAGATCCGTACGCTTCTCTTAATCCGCGTATGACGGTTAAGGATATTATTGCTGAAGGTATTGATATCCACGGATTGGCGAAAACAAAGAAAGACCGTGAAAATCGTGTCTACGAACTACTTGAAACAGTAGGATTAAATAAAGAGCACGCAAACCGCTACCCGCATGAATTCTCAGGTGGACAGCGTCAACGTATCGGGATTGCTCGTGCACTAGCAGTAGATCCAGACTTCATTATTGCTGATGAGCCGATTTCAGCTCTAGACGTATCGATTCAAGCGCAAGTTGTTAACTTGATGATGGAACTGCAAAAAGAGCGAGGACTTACTTACCTATTTATTGCCCATGATCTATCTATGGTTAAACATATTTCTGATCGTGTAGGTGTAATGTACCTAGGTAATATCGTAGAGCTTACAACAAGTGATGAGCTATACGAAGAGCCGCTTCACCCGTATACACAAGCACTTTTATCAGCGATTCCAGTTCCGGATCCTGAACTTGAAAGAAGCCGTGAACGCATCATCTTAGAGGGAGATGTTCCGAGTCCGATCAACCCTCCAAGTGGCTGTCGTTTCCGTACACGTTGCCCACATGCAATGGATGTGTGTGCAGCTGTTAAACCTAAATGGCAAGAAGCTAGAGAAGGTCATTGGGTAGCATGTCACCTTTATGATGAAGAAGCTGTAAAGCAACAGAATTAA
- the opp3C gene encoding oligopeptide ABC transporter permease, whose product MSMSERKLTPDLFRPANLDSNRAEEISKPSLSFWQDAFRRLKQNKGAMLGLFAIAFIIVFSLIAPTLTKYGIDDQELMRANLPPKIPGLEKIEFLGVNGVDIRDVNQYEMKNVPKGDYFWFGTDSLGRDQWTRVWKGTQISLYIAFLASAIELIIGVAYGGISAFYGGRTDDIMQRFVEILSGIPNLVVIILFIIILDPGILSITLALVITGWIGMSRIVRAQIISLRNREFVLASRTLGSTNGRLISKHLLPNTLGAIIVTSTFTIPGAIFFESFLSFIGLGIQPPIASLGSLIADGFRSIRIYPHLAIYPASVLCILMISFNLLGDGLRDALDPKMRR is encoded by the coding sequence ATGAGCATGTCAGAACGCAAACTAACACCTGATTTATTCCGCCCAGCGAACCTAGATTCAAACAGAGCCGAAGAAATTTCTAAACCAAGCTTAAGTTTTTGGCAAGATGCCTTTAGACGTCTTAAACAAAATAAAGGTGCGATGTTAGGTCTTTTTGCCATCGCGTTCATCATTGTCTTTTCATTAATTGCACCAACTCTAACAAAATACGGAATCGATGATCAAGAATTAATGAGAGCTAATCTGCCACCCAAAATTCCTGGTCTGGAGAAAATTGAGTTCCTAGGGGTAAATGGTGTAGACATTCGAGATGTAAATCAATATGAAATGAAAAATGTTCCTAAAGGAGATTACTTCTGGTTTGGGACCGATAGTCTTGGTCGTGATCAATGGACACGTGTATGGAAAGGTACTCAGATTTCTTTATACATTGCATTTCTAGCTTCAGCAATTGAATTAATTATTGGAGTTGCGTACGGTGGAATCTCCGCATTCTACGGTGGTAGAACGGATGATATCATGCAACGTTTTGTTGAAATATTGTCTGGTATTCCTAATCTAGTGGTTATTATCTTGTTTATCATCATACTAGATCCAGGGATACTCTCAATTACTCTTGCACTCGTAATAACAGGTTGGATCGGGATGTCACGTATCGTTCGTGCTCAAATTATCTCGTTAAGAAACCGTGAATTCGTATTAGCATCTAGAACGCTTGGATCTACCAATGGTAGATTGATTTCTAAGCACCTTTTACCTAATACACTAGGTGCAATTATCGTTACAAGTACGTTTACTATTCCTGGGGCAATATTCTTTGAATCTTTCTTGAGCTTTATTGGTTTAGGAATTCAGCCGCCGATCGCGTCTCTAGGATCTTTGATTGCGGATGGGTTTAGGTCCATTAGAATCTATCCTCACTTAGCAATTTATCCTGCTTCAGTATTATGTATACTGATGATCAGCTTTAACCTTCTTGGTGATGGTCTTCGTGACGCGCTAGATCCTAAGATGAGAAGATAG
- a CDS encoding peptide ABC transporter substrate-binding protein: MKKSKWSLLLTLVLVLSMFLAACSGGDDKAGDAGKDKDKDEPGTAAPNEPQVLNLVDGSEIPSMDSSQATDQVSFEVMNNVFEGLYRLDKDNQPTEGVAESHKVNEDGTVYTFKLNPDAKWSDGSQVVAKDFVFAWQKALHPDTLSEYAYIMGPVKNANAIQTDGDPLYGKVDQLGVKAVDDTTLEVTLEAPAPYFLGLTGFATFYPQKEEYVKKQADKYSLEANTMIYNGPFVLSEWKHNEGWQFKKNDQYWDKDTVKLDEVNVKIVKDIATGVNLYETGQVDSVGLNSEFVDQFKDNEDLVTRGDAAVYFLRINQKKEELKNVNIRKAIDMAYDKQSLVDVLLNNGSTPAYFLVPGEFTFSPEGNEDFRKTNGDLGKFDAEEAKKLWAKGLEEIGKKELTLELLNYDSDGAKKTGEYIKNQLEKNLPGLKVSIKAQPFKQKLELESKGEYDFSYAGWGPDYQDPMTFLDMFITDGAHNQMGYSNPKYDELINSAKKETDTKKRWETMLEAEKVLFEDQAISPLYQQGIVGLRKPYVKGLVNHLFGADTSYKWIYIDGKQQ, from the coding sequence ATGAAGAAGTCAAAATGGTCTTTGCTTCTTACTCTAGTTCTAGTTTTGAGCATGTTCTTAGCTGCTTGTAGTGGCGGAGACGACAAAGCTGGTGACGCTGGTAAGGACAAAGATAAAGATGAGCCAGGCACTGCAGCACCAAATGAACCACAAGTACTTAACTTAGTAGATGGATCTGAAATTCCTTCAATGGATTCTTCTCAAGCTACTGACCAAGTTTCATTCGAAGTAATGAACAACGTTTTCGAAGGTTTGTACCGTCTTGATAAAGACAACCAACCAACTGAAGGTGTAGCTGAAAGCCACAAAGTAAATGAAGATGGCACAGTTTACACATTTAAATTAAACCCAGACGCTAAATGGAGCGACGGATCTCAAGTAGTTGCGAAAGATTTCGTTTTCGCTTGGCAAAAAGCATTACACCCAGATACTCTTTCTGAGTATGCTTACATCATGGGACCTGTTAAGAACGCTAACGCGATCCAAACGGATGGCGACCCATTATACGGTAAAGTTGATCAATTAGGTGTTAAAGCAGTTGATGACACGACACTAGAAGTAACATTAGAAGCTCCAGCTCCTTACTTCTTAGGATTAACTGGATTTGCAACGTTCTACCCGCAAAAAGAAGAATATGTTAAAAAACAAGCTGACAAGTATTCTCTTGAAGCTAACACTATGATCTACAATGGTCCTTTCGTACTTTCTGAGTGGAAGCATAACGAAGGATGGCAGTTCAAGAAAAACGATCAATATTGGGACAAAGACACTGTAAAGCTTGATGAAGTTAACGTGAAAATCGTTAAAGACATCGCTACTGGTGTTAACCTTTACGAAACAGGTCAAGTTGACTCTGTTGGCTTAAACTCTGAGTTCGTAGATCAATTTAAAGATAACGAAGACCTAGTTACTCGTGGGGATGCAGCTGTTTATTTTCTACGTATTAACCAAAAGAAAGAAGAACTTAAAAACGTAAATATCCGTAAAGCGATTGATATGGCTTACGACAAGCAATCACTAGTTGACGTACTTCTTAACAACGGTTCAACTCCAGCTTACTTCTTAGTACCTGGTGAGTTCACGTTCAGCCCTGAAGGTAACGAAGATTTCCGTAAAACTAACGGAGACCTTGGTAAGTTCGATGCTGAAGAAGCGAAAAAGCTTTGGGCTAAAGGACTTGAAGAAATCGGTAAGAAAGAGCTTACTCTTGAGCTTCTAAACTACGATTCTGATGGCGCTAAAAAGACTGGTGAATACATCAAGAACCAATTAGAAAAGAACCTACCTGGATTAAAAGTATCTATTAAAGCACAACCGTTCAAACAAAAGCTTGAGCTAGAGTCTAAAGGCGAGTATGACTTCTCATATGCTGGCTGGGGTCCTGACTACCAAGATCCAATGACTTTCCTAGACATGTTCATTACTGATGGCGCGCATAACCAAATGGGTTATTCAAACCCTAAGTATGATGAGTTAATTAACTCAGCTAAGAAAGAAACTGATACGAAGAAACGTTGGGAAACAATGCTTGAAGCTGAGAAAGTTCTTTTCGAAGACCAAGCGATCTCTCCACTTTACCAACAAGGTATCGTAGGACTTCGTAAACCTTACGTTAAAGGTCTAGTTAACCACTTATTCGGTGCAGATACTTCTTACAAGTGGATCTACATCGATGGTAAGCAACAATAA
- a CDS encoding ABC transporter ATP-binding protein: MEKLLELDNIHVSFQTYGGEVKAVRGVSFTLDKGESLAIVGESGSGKSVTSKSIMRLLPNKIGSIKQGSIKFQGKDLAKASEREMEKIRGAEISMIFQDPMTSLNPTMTIGKQIMEGLRKHQNMSKSEAKERAVNLLKLVGIPNPELRVDEYPHQFSGGMRQRVVIAIALSCNPKVLIADEPTTALDVTIQAQILDLMRDLQDKTGTAIILITHDLGVVANLAQRVAVMYGGMIVETGTVDEIFYKPKHPYTWGLLASMPKLNAESKELLAIPGTPPDLMNPPKGCPFAARCPYAMEVCLENMPEATDVSSSHKAACWLLDERAPKVEPPEEALVGGAR, from the coding sequence ATGGAAAAACTATTAGAGTTAGATAACATACATGTCTCCTTCCAGACGTATGGGGGAGAAGTTAAGGCTGTTCGTGGCGTTAGCTTTACATTAGATAAAGGTGAATCACTTGCCATCGTTGGTGAGTCTGGTTCAGGTAAATCAGTAACTTCGAAATCAATCATGAGACTTTTACCAAATAAAATTGGTTCGATCAAGCAAGGATCTATTAAGTTTCAAGGTAAAGATCTTGCAAAAGCTTCTGAACGTGAGATGGAAAAAATTCGTGGTGCTGAAATCTCGATGATTTTCCAAGATCCGATGACATCACTTAATCCGACGATGACAATCGGGAAACAAATCATGGAAGGGCTTCGTAAGCATCAAAACATGAGCAAGAGTGAAGCAAAAGAACGTGCTGTTAACTTATTAAAACTAGTAGGTATTCCGAATCCTGAGCTTCGTGTGGATGAATATCCTCACCAATTTTCAGGTGGAATGCGTCAGCGTGTAGTAATCGCGATTGCACTATCATGTAATCCAAAAGTACTAATTGCGGATGAACCGACAACTGCACTTGACGTTACTATTCAAGCACAGATTCTTGACTTGATGCGTGATCTACAAGATAAAACAGGTACAGCGATTATCTTAATTACACATGACCTTGGTGTTGTAGCTAACTTAGCTCAGCGTGTAGCTGTAATGTACGGTGGTATGATCGTTGAGACTGGTACAGTTGATGAAATCTTTTATAAGCCGAAGCACCCGTACACTTGGGGGCTATTGGCATCAATGCCTAAATTAAACGCAGAATCAAAAGAACTTTTAGCCATTCCAGGAACACCGCCTGATCTTATGAATCCTCCAAAAGGATGTCCGTTTGCAGCGCGTTGTCCATATGCGATGGAAGTTTGTTTGGAGAATATGCCTGAAGCTACAGATGTATCTTCTTCTCACAAAGCAGCTTGCTGGTTGTTAGATGAGCGAGCGCCAAAAGTTGAACCGCCGGAAGAGGCATTAGTTGGGGGTGCTCGATAA
- a CDS encoding DegV family protein — translation MNLSFIVDSASDLKIDLEKLDYSLTVVPLNVQFGEDHYLDGVNITEDEFYKRMSMEPELPKTSQPSPQSFYEAFQKEVDKGHDVLYIGISSNLSGTVQSATIGKSMLNEEEQEKVIILDSGIASGGVQILLNEAIEMAREGKSISEMMSNLEKTKSGIKAYVLLETLENLKKGGRISAVQGAIAGMLNIKPMISIIDGVVETIGKFRGSKKGLSKMKEYISEWREENPEKTLYLIHSFPSTDEVIKEFEELFSLSSFPKVIYTRFGSTIGTYSSEKAIGFVAY, via the coding sequence ATGAACCTTAGTTTTATAGTTGATAGCGCAAGTGACCTTAAAATAGATCTTGAGAAACTGGATTATTCGTTAACGGTTGTACCTTTGAATGTGCAATTTGGAGAAGACCATTATTTAGATGGTGTGAACATTACTGAAGATGAATTTTATAAACGTATGAGTATGGAACCAGAATTGCCTAAAACAAGTCAGCCTTCTCCACAGTCTTTTTATGAAGCTTTTCAAAAAGAGGTAGATAAAGGGCATGATGTCCTATACATTGGCATCTCATCTAACTTAAGTGGCACGGTTCAAAGTGCTACGATTGGTAAGAGTATGTTAAATGAAGAAGAGCAAGAAAAAGTGATCATTCTTGATTCAGGAATCGCTTCAGGCGGTGTACAGATCTTATTGAATGAAGCGATTGAGATGGCACGTGAAGGTAAGTCTATCAGTGAAATGATGAGTAACTTAGAGAAAACAAAGTCGGGGATTAAAGCTTATGTACTTCTAGAAACGTTAGAAAACCTGAAAAAAGGTGGAAGAATATCTGCTGTTCAAGGCGCTATCGCTGGAATGTTAAATATTAAGCCAATGATTTCAATCATTGATGGCGTAGTTGAAACGATTGGGAAATTTAGAGGTAGTAAGAAGGGTCTTTCGAAAATGAAAGAATATATTTCTGAATGGAGAGAAGAAAACCCTGAAAAGACTCTTTACCTCATTCATAGTTTTCCTTCTACTGACGAGGTAATCAAAGAATTTGAAGAACTATTTTCTTTATCTAGTTTTCCAAAAGTGATCTACACTCGATTTGGAAGCACGATTGGAACGTATTCTAGTGAAAAAGCTATTGGGTTTGTAGCTTATTAA
- a CDS encoding GNAT family N-acetyltransferase, translating to MNWYEKLNQYFPIEEMKSKEHMELLLDEKSDIYHKDEGQYHVLMYVELSDFVFIDYLFVSKDARGQGLGHKLIEKLKAKGKPIILEVEPVDYEDTDTEKRLRFYTREGFEHASSIGYRRRSLATDEVNEMEILYWSPTKESEETIYENMKKTYNEIHTYKDSELYGKSYQPASEVLTLDTENSVPKPEVVDDKSTDDSGKPASE from the coding sequence ATGAATTGGTATGAGAAATTAAATCAATATTTTCCGATTGAAGAGATGAAATCTAAAGAACATATGGAGCTTTTATTAGACGAGAAGAGTGACATCTATCACAAGGATGAAGGACAGTATCACGTATTGATGTATGTTGAACTATCCGATTTTGTTTTTATTGATTATTTATTTGTCTCAAAAGACGCTAGAGGTCAGGGGCTCGGCCATAAGCTTATTGAAAAGTTAAAAGCAAAAGGGAAGCCGATCATCTTAGAAGTTGAACCGGTCGATTATGAAGATACAGACACAGAAAAAAGGTTACGCTTCTACACTCGTGAAGGATTTGAACACGCATCTAGTATAGGGTATAGAAGACGCTCACTCGCAACGGATGAAGTGAATGAGATGGAAATTCTTTATTGGTCACCAACAAAAGAATCCGAAGAAACTATTTATGAAAACATGAAAAAGACGTATAATGAAATACACACGTACAAAGATAGTGAGTTGTACGGAAAGTCCTATCAGCCTGCAAGTGAAGTGTTAACTTTAGATACAGAGAATTCAGTACCTAAACCTGAAGTTGTTGATGATAAGTCAACAGATGATTCGGGAAAACCTGCTTCAGAATAA
- the opp3b gene encoding oligopeptide ABC transporter permease: MLRYITQRVLYMILTLLIIATITFFLMKLLPGSPFNNQDKLTETQRYALNEKYGLNDPVPVQYINYITKLAQGDLGYTFQFDGRTVNSLIVNGMGPSATVGFEALLFGTIVGLLLGIMAALKHNTFLDYGAMVIAVFGIAIPSFVFAGLLQYYVGVKLQWLPVAFWNGPEYHILPAFSLSVGVIATVARFMRTEMLEILGTDYILMARSKGVSKASVIFKHSVRNSLIPIVTILGPMAIGLITGSLVIENIFAIPGIGEQFVKAIQVNDYPVIMGTTLFFSFLIVAIILVVDILYGIIDPRIRVAGGKS, from the coding sequence ATGTTGCGTTATATTACACAGCGAGTTTTATACATGATATTAACTTTGCTGATCATTGCAACGATTACATTCTTTTTAATGAAGTTGTTACCGGGTTCTCCTTTTAACAACCAAGACAAGTTAACGGAAACTCAAAGATACGCACTGAATGAAAAATACGGGTTAAATGACCCGGTGCCTGTTCAATATATCAACTATATTACGAAATTGGCACAGGGTGATTTAGGATATACGTTTCAGTTTGATGGACGTACCGTCAATTCATTAATTGTCAATGGTATGGGACCATCAGCTACTGTTGGTTTTGAAGCTTTGCTTTTTGGTACAATAGTCGGCTTATTACTGGGTATTATGGCTGCGTTGAAACATAATACATTCCTGGATTATGGTGCAATGGTCATCGCTGTATTCGGTATCGCGATACCTTCCTTCGTATTTGCAGGACTTTTGCAATACTACGTTGGTGTGAAATTGCAATGGCTTCCAGTTGCCTTTTGGAACGGGCCGGAATATCACATATTGCCAGCATTCTCTTTATCCGTAGGAGTTATAGCTACAGTAGCTCGTTTCATGCGTACTGAAATGCTTGAGATACTAGGTACTGATTACATCCTTATGGCTCGTTCTAAAGGAGTTAGTAAAGCATCTGTTATTTTCAAACACTCTGTAAGAAATAGCTTAATTCCAATTGTCACAATTCTTGGACCAATGGCAATCGGACTTATTACAGGATCACTAGTAATTGAGAACATATTTGCTATCCCTGGAATCGGAGAGCAATTCGTAAAAGCGATCCAGGTAAATGACTACCCAGTAATTATGGGTACAACACTTTTCTTTAGTTTCTTAATTGTAGCGATTATTTTAGTCGTAGATATTTTATACGGAATTATCGATCCACGTATTCGTGTAGCAGGAGGTAAATCATAA
- the spxA gene encoding transcriptional regulator SpxA has product MVTLFTSPSCTSCRKAKAWLKENDIPYQERNIFSEPLSIEEVKQILRMTEDGTDEIISTRSKTFQELNINLESMPLQDLYQLIADHPGLLRRPIILDEKRLQVGYNEDEIRRFLPRRVRTFQLMEAQRLVNE; this is encoded by the coding sequence ATGGTCACACTATTTACTTCGCCGAGCTGTACATCATGCCGTAAAGCAAAAGCATGGTTAAAAGAGAATGACATTCCTTATCAAGAAAGAAATATTTTTTCAGAACCTTTATCAATAGAAGAAGTTAAGCAAATCTTGAGAATGACAGAGGACGGTACAGACGAGATAATTTCTACTCGTTCAAAAACGTTCCAGGAACTTAACATCAATCTCGAATCCATGCCATTGCAAGACTTATACCAATTGATTGCAGACCATCCTGGATTATTGCGTAGACCTATTATCTTGGATGAAAAACGCTTGCAAGTTGGTTATAACGAAGACGAAATTCGTCGTTTCTTGCCAAGACGTGTACGTACATTTCAACTTATGGAAGCACAGCGTCTTGTCAATGAATAA
- a CDS encoding HD domain-containing protein, with amino-acid sequence MRNISLLDLYNHPHVQKYVKRSGMVHAISTAYHAYRLSQKFGVDPDLATKAAFLHDIGHYTWYKNGHWDYDMYKENDIHAIKGAERAHRILVSLGEDRKNAKEIALAILLHTDSYLPAGSLNLNPLQKVVALADEADEEPGGSHHYRTISDMKAITMIKKLDEMVDEYHEEEKVKHSVS; translated from the coding sequence ATGCGAAATATTAGCTTACTTGATTTATATAACCACCCTCATGTACAAAAATATGTGAAACGTTCAGGAATGGTTCATGCCATCTCAACAGCTTATCATGCATACCGTCTGTCTCAAAAATTTGGTGTGGATCCTGATTTAGCGACAAAGGCTGCTTTTCTTCATGATATCGGTCACTATACATGGTATAAAAATGGTCATTGGGACTATGACATGTACAAAGAAAATGATATTCATGCGATTAAAGGTGCAGAACGTGCACATCGAATTTTAGTGTCTCTCGGTGAAGACCGTAAGAATGCAAAAGAAATTGCTCTTGCTATTTTACTGCACACCGATTCCTATCTACCTGCTGGGTCGTTAAACCTTAATCCGTTGCAAAAAGTTGTTGCTTTGGCAGACGAAGCAGATGAAGAACCAGGCGGAAGCCACCACTATCGGACGATTAGTGATATGAAAGCTATAACCATGATCAAAAAATTAGATGAAATGGTAGATGAATATCATGAAGAAGAAAAAGTAAAACACTCTGTTTCCTAA